The genomic region GGCGACGGGGTCCCGATAACCTTGCCGCATGATCGACCCACGCATCCTGCGAGACGACCCAGACCGTGTGCGCGCTGCCCAGGCGAAGCGGGGTCTGTCCGACGAGATCGTGGACGTCGCGCTGCGTGCCGACACCGCCCGTCGTTCCGCGATCACCACCTTCGAGGCCAAGCGCGCCGAGCAGAAGAGCCTCGGCAAGCTCGTCGCCAAGGCGACCGGCGAGGAGAAGGCCGAGCTGCTGGCCCGCACCAAGGCCCTCGCGGCGGAGGTGAAGGAGGCCGAGGCGGCGCAGAAGGTCGCCGAGGAGACCTGGAACGACGCGATCCACTCGCTGCCCAACCTCGCGGCCGAGGCCGCGCCCGCCGGCGGCGAGGACGACTTCGTCGTGCTCGAGACGCTCGGCATCCCCCGCGACTTCGCCGCCGAGGGCTTCGAGCCCCGCGACCACCTCGAGCTCGGCCGCCTGCTCGGCGCGATCGACGTGGAGCGCGGCGCCAAGGTCTCGGGCTCGCGGTTCTACTTCCTCACCGGTATCGGCGCCCGCCTCGAGCGCGCACTGGTGGCGATGGCCCTCGACCAGGCCGCCGAGGCCGGGTTCACCGAGGTGATCCCGCCGGCGCTGGTGCGCCCGCGTGCCATGGACGGCACCGGCTTCCTGGGCCAGGCCGCCGACGACGTCTACCGCATCGAGGGCGAGGAGCTCTACCTCGTCGGCACCTCGGAGGTGCCGATGGCGGCGTACCACTCCGATGAGATCCTCGACGGCGCCTCGCTGCCGCGCCGGTACGCCGCGTTCAGCCCGTGCTACCGCAAGGAGGCCGGCTCGCACGGCAAGGACACCCGCGGCATCTTCCGGGTGCACTGGTTCGACAAGGTCGAGATGTTCGTCTACGCCGACCCCGCCGACGCGGAGGCCGAGCACCTGCGGCTCCTGGCCTGGGAGAAGGAGTTCCTCAGCAAGCTCGAGCTGCCCTTCCAGGTCATCGACGTGGCCGCCGGCGACCTGGGGCTGTCCGCGATCCGCAAGTTCGACTGCGAGGCGTGGATCCCGACCCAGGCCAAGTACCGCGAGCTGACCTCGACCTCGAACTGCACCGAGTTCCAGTCCCGCCGCCTCGACATCCGGGCCCGCTTCGCGGCTGACTCGGGCTCGGGCACGGAGACCCGCCCGCTGGCCACGCTCAACGGCACCCTGTGCGCCGTCACCCGCACGATCGTCGCGCTGCTGGAGAACCACCAGCAGGCCGACGGGTCGGTGCGCGTGCCGGAGGCGCTGCGGCCCTACCTCGGCGGGCTCGAGGTGCTGAAGCCGGTGGCCCAGTGACCTCGGTCCGACGCGAGGACAAGCCCGCCGTGCCCGAGGGCTGGGTCCCCCGGATGGTCGCGCTCGACATCGACGGCACGCTGCTGAAGTGGATCGAGGGCCTCGGTGCGACCCACGAGGAGATCTCCCCGGCCGTCCACGCCGCGGTGCACCGGGCCCTCGCGGGCGGGGCGCACATCGTGCTGGCCAGCGGGCGCTCCCCGCACGGCATGACCGGCATCGCCGACCTGCTCGACCTGCACGGCGAGGAGCGGGACCGGCTCTGGGTGGTGGCCTCCAACGGCGCCGTCGTCTTCCGCTACCCGCCGCTCGAGGTGGTCCACGAGGAGACCTTCGACGCCAGGCCCGCGGTCGCGGCCATCCTGGAGCGCCACCCCAACGCGCGGGTGGCGGTCGAGGAGCGCGGCTTCGGCTACCGGGTGACCCAGCACTTCCCCGAGGGCGAGCTGGCCGGCGAGATGATCGTCACCGAGCTCGACGACCTCGTCGCCGGCCCGGTCAGCCGCGTGATCATCCGCGACCCCGACGCCACCGCCGAGGAGTTCGTCGAGCTCGCCGAGGGCCTGGGCCTGCACGGCACCAACTACGTCGTCGGCTGGACCGCGTGGCTCGACCTCGCCCCGGTGGGCGTCTCGAAGGCCTCCGGCCTCGAGCACGTCGCCCGGGTGCTCGGTGTCGACGCCGCCGACGTGCTCGCCATCGGCGACGGGCGCAACGACATCGAGATGCTCCAGTGGGCCGGTCGCGGGGTGGCGATGGGTCAGGCGATCCAACCGGTCATCGACGTCGCCGACGACGTCGCCGAGAGCGTGTACGACGACGGAGCGGCGATCGAGATCGGCCGCTGGTTCCCCGCGTGAGCGCGCTGCCGGTGCTGGTCACGACCGCCCGCCTCGGGCTGCCCCTCTGGACGGCCGAGGACGTCGCCGCGATCCGTGGCGGCGGCCGGCGACCCGGCTGGCACGCCGACTTCCCGCGCCGCGACGACGTCGACGCCGCCACCTTGTGGCGCGACGGCGACACCTGGAGCTCGCGCAGCGTGGTCCGCGGCGTGACGGTGCTCGGCTCGATCGGCTTCTACGGGCCCCCGGAGCCGGCGGCCGACGGCGTCGCCGAGGTCGAGGTCGGCTACGGGCTGGTCGCCGAGGCCCGCGGCTGGGGCTTCATGACCGAGGCGCTCGGCGCGCTGGTGGGCGAGTGCGACCGGCTCGGCGTACGCGTGCGCGCCAGCGTCGCGCCGGACAACCGGGCCAGCATCAAGGTGCTCGCCACCTGCGGGTTCACCGAGCTGCGCGGGGCCAACGAGGACGGCGAGCTGGTCATGGTGCGGCCGCTGCGATGACCACCCCCACGAACCAGCCCACGCCCGTGGACCCGTCAGTGGACCAGTCTGGGACCCGCCTCCCGCGCCTGGTCGCCACCGACCTGGACGGCACCCTGGTGCGCTCGGACGGCACCATCTCCGACTACACCCGCGACGTGCTCCTGGAGCTCGACCGCCGCGACGTACCGGTCGTGTTCGTGACCGGGCGCCCGCTGCGCTGGGCCGAGGACGTCTTCGAGCACGTCGGTCGCCACGGCCTGGCGATCATCTCCAACGGGGCGCTGGTCTGGGACGTCGCGCGCAGCGCCGTCGACCTGGAGCGCGCCATCGAGCCCGGCCTCGGCCTGGCCTCCGCGCAGCTGCTGCGCGAGGCGGTGCCCGGCACGACGTACGCCGTGGAGGACGTCGAGGGGATCGGCCTGGAGCCGCACTTCATGGAGCGCTATCCGATGCCCGAGGGCTCGCGCCGGGCACCGGTCGAGGAGCTCTTCGACCGTCCCGCCCTCAAGCTGCTCGCCCGCCACGAGGAGCTGGCGCCGCAGGAGTTCTGGGACGCCGCCGAGCAGGCGCTGGGCGGTCGGCTGGTGATCACCTGGTCCTCCTCGAGCTCGCTGCTCGAGATCAGCGCGCCCGGCGTCACCAAGGCCTCCACCCTCGAGCTGCTCGCCGCCCGCCTGGGGATCGGCGCCGAGGAGGTGGTGGCGTTCGGTGACATGCCCAACGACCTGCCGATGCTCACCTGGGCCGGTACGTCGTACGCCATGGCCGACGCGCACCCCACCGTCACCGCCGCGGCGCGCCGCATCGCCCCACGCAACGACGACGACGGCGTCGCACGGGTGCTGGCTGGTGTGTTCGGTCTGTGATCTGGTCGAATGACGCCGTGTCCCGCAGCCTGACTTCCGCCCCGGCCCTGCGCCGGCCGGCAGCCCTGCTCGCGGCGCTGCTGGTCCTCGCCGCCGTCACCCTGGCCGGCGTCGTGGGTCTCGTGGGGGCCGCCGCGCCCGCCTCGGCCGCCTGCTCGTGCGGTCCCGCCGACACCGAGGCCGACGCCCGGGCCGCGCGCTACGTCTTCACCGGCACCGTCGAGAAGGCCAGCCCCCGGGGCCGCTCGTGGGTGCAGGAGGTCTCGGTCGACCGCGTCTACAAGGGCACGGTGAGCGAGTCCGCGCTCGAGGTCGTCACCGAGTCGCGCGTCGAGGACCCCTGCGGCCTCGGCCGGCTGACCCCGGGCAGCGAGTACGTCTTCTTCGCCCGCGTCGACGACGAGCGGGTCGCGGCCCCCGGCTGTGGCGGCACCGCTCCCGTCCGCGCGGGCCTGGTCCGTGCCGTGGAGGAGATGTACGGCGAGGGCGCCCCGCCGAGCATCGACCCCGGCGACGTCGAGGCGGTGATCGAGCCGGTCGGCGCCGACGCACCCGCCGACTTCACCCGCACCGCCGCGCCGGGCCTGGCGATGGTCCTGGTCGGCCTGCTCGGCCTCGTGCTCGCGCGCTGGGCGGGCCGCCGGGCCTGAGCCCGGCGTACTCCTCCCGCGACTCAGAGGTACATGCCGCCCATGCCGCCCGAGCGCTGCTCGGCGTCCGCCGCGGCCGCGGCTGCGCCGGACTGACCCGGCTGGCCGGGCTGCCCGGGTACGCCGCCGGGCTGGGCGACCATCCCCGCGGGCAGGGCGCGCCGGATCTGCTCGAACTGCGCCCGCGCGGCCATCTGCTGGGCATAGATCGCGGTCTGGATGCCGTGGAAGAGCCCCTCGAGCCAGCCGACCAGCTGGGCCTGGGCGATCCGCAGCTCGCTCTCGCTGGGCGTCGCGTCCTCGGAGAACGGCAGGGTGAGCCGCTCGAGCTCCTCGACGAGCTCGGGGGCGAGCCCCTGCTCGAGCTCGGCGATGGAGGAGCGGTGGATCTCCTTGAGGCGGTTGCGGCTGGCCTCGTCGACGGGCGCGGCCTTCACCTCCTCGAGGAGCTGGCGGATCATGCTGCCGATCCGCATCACCTTCGCGGGCTGCTCGACGAGCTCGGTCAGGGCACGCTCGCCGCCACCCTCCTCGTGCTTCGCGGCGTCCTGGCCCCCACCGTCGCCCTCCTGGGCCACCGCGGACACCGGAAGGGCCATCGGCCGGCCGTCGGGCCCGATGACGACGATCTGCTGGTCCTGCTCGCCGGGGTTGCGCTGCTCGCTCATGCATCCACGCTAGCGACCCGGGGGTGAGGCAGGGCACAGACCTCCGCCGAGTCGGCGCCAATGGCGCGCCGAGTCGGCGCCCATGGTGCGGCGAGTCGGCCCCAATGGCGCGCCGAGTCGGCGCCAATGGTGCGGCGAGTCGGCGCCCATGGCGCGGCCGTGGACGAAACTCTCGACTCACCTGGGAGAAAGTCTCGACTCAACCGTGAGGAACGCCCAACTCAACCGGGCAGTCAGGGGGGAGGGGCTCAGACGGTGAGCAGGATCTTGCCGGTGTGGGTGCCCTCGGCCATCACGGTGTGGGCGGCGGCGACGTCCGTGAGCGGCATCACCTCGTGCACGATCGGGCGGACGAGACCGTCTGCAACCAGCGGCCACACGTGCTCGACCACGGCGGCGCAGATGGCCGCCTTGTCGGCGGCGGGACGCGAGCGCAGCGAGGTGGCGATCACCGCGGCGCGCTTGTTGAGCAGCCGGGCGATGTCGAGCTCGCCCTTGGTGCCGCCCTGCATGCCGATGATCACGAGCCGACCCTCGGTCGCGAGCGCGGACAGGTTGCGGTTGAGGTACTTGGCGCCCATGTTGTCCAAGATGACGTCCACGCCGTGGCCGTCGGTCTGCTCGCGCACCACCTCCACGAAGTCCTGCTCGCGGTAGTTGATCGTGACGTCGGCGCCGAGCGAGCCGCACAGGCCGAGCTTGTCGGGGGTGCCACCCGTGGTCAGGACCCGCGCCCCGAGCTGGTGGGCGAGCTGGATCGCGAAGGTGCCGATGCCGCCCGCGCCGCCGTGCACCAGCACCGCCTCGCCCGCGGTCAGCCCCGCGACCATGAACAGGTTGGACCACACCGTGCACGCCACCTCGGGGAGCGCCGCGGCGGTCACCAGGTCGATGCCGGCCGGCACCGGCATCAGCTGCCCGGCCGGTACGGCGACCAGCTCGGCGTACCCGCCGCCGGCGAGCAGCGCGCAGACCTCGTCGCCCACCTGCCAGCCCTCGACGCCCTCGCCGAGCGCGGCCACGCGGCCGCTGCACTCCAGGCCGATGATGTCGGAGGCGCCGGGCGGCGGCGGGTAGAAGCCCTGCCGCTGGAGGGTGTCGGCGCGGTTGACGGCCGTCGCGACGACCTCGACCAGCACCTCGCCGGGGCCCGCGACGGGGTCGGGCACCTCCCCGACCGACAGGACCTCGGGACCACCATCTCGATCAGCCACCACAGCACGCATGGGCCCCACCCTAGGGACCGCGGTCTGACTCAGACCTCGAAGGTCTCGCCGACGTGGTCGACGGTGCTGTCGTCGGGGATCGGGTCGTCGACGTCGTCGGGGTCCTGGGCGCCCGCCGGGCGTTCCCAGTTCTCGGCGAGCAGCTGCGCGCGGGCGGCGAGCGCCTCCACGCCCTCGGCGTCGGCGCCCTGGCTGCCTGCGGCCAGCCCGAGCAGGTACGCGGTCACGGGGGCGGCCGGGCGCTCGACGCTGTGCGCCACGACGCGGGCCAGGTCGAGCACCAGGCCCTCGTCGATCTCCGCGTCGTCGAGGTCCAGGGCATCGGCCAGCTCATCGATCCAGTCGTGCAGATTCACGCCCCCACCTTCGCCGTCGACCGCGGGCGCCGCAAGCCCGGCGCCGCTCAGTGCGGCGGCAGGTCCGCCCAGGTGTCGACGTCGTGGTGCTCCCCCTCGACAGCGCGCACGTCGACGAGGTCGAGGGGGGCCAGCAGCCGGTGCAGCGCCATCCCGTGCTGGTCCCCGTCGGGTGGCCGGATGCCGTCCAGCGCGGCCGTGGCGAGCACCAGCGCCAGGTGCCCGCGACCGGTGTCGTCGACCAACCGGGCCCCGTCGTGCCCTTCCGCCGCCGCGCGCAGCCGGGTGACGGTGGCGTCGGTGACCGCCGGCATGTCCACGGCGAGGACCGCGACGTACGCCGGCAGACGCTCCCCGGCCAGCGCGTCGACGCCGGCGAGCAGTGCCGCCACCGGCCCGCCGTACGCCGGCTCCTCGCGGCAGAACCGCACCGGCCGCGCGGTGGCGACCGGGTCGCCCACCACCACGACCGGCGCCGCGTCGCGCAGCGCGTCGAGCCCGCGGTCGAGCAGGGTGCGGCCGCCGACCTCGAGGGTGGCCTTCTCGACGCCGCCCAGGCGGGTGCCGCGGCCGCCGGCGAGCAGGACGGCGCACAGGTCGGGCCCGGAGCGGGACACGGAGCGGGATGCCGGGCGGGCCACGGCGTCAGTCTCCCACCGGCGTCCACGGCGGCACCTCCCGTGCGGGTGGCACGCTGGATCCGTGACCAGCACTCTGCGCCTCGCCCTCGTCCAAGAAGCCTCCGCCCTCGACCCTGACGTCAACCGGGACCGGCTCGGCGAGCTCGTGCGCCGCGCGGCCACCGCCGGGGACGGCGGGCCGGTGGACCTGGTGGTGCTGCCGGAGGCCTTCGCGCGCGACTTCGGCAAGCCCGGGTCGGACGTGAGCGGGGCCGCGGAGCCGCTCGACGGCCCGTTCGCGACGGCGGTGGACAAGGCGGCCGGGGAGCACGGGACCAGCGTGGTCGCCGGCATGTTCGAGACCGGCGAGGACCCGGACCGGCCGTTCAACACCCTGGTGCTGCGCGGCGCCGCTCGCGCCGACTACCGCAAGATCCACCTCTACGACTCCTTCGGCTACCGCGAGTCCGACCGGCTCACCGCGGGCCCGCTCACGCCCTGCGTGGTGGACGTCGCCGGCTGGCGGGTCGGGCTGCTGACCTGCTACGACCTGCGCTTCCCCGAGCTCGCGCGGGCGCTGGTGGACGCCGGGGCCGAGGTGCTCGTCGTCCCGGCCGCCTGGGTCGCCGGGCCGCGCAAGGTCGACCACTGGCGCACCCTGCTGCGGGCCCGCGCGATCGAGAACACCGTCTTCGTGGCCGCCGCCGGCCAGCCCGGGCCGCGCTACAGCGGCCACTCGATGCTCGTCGACCCGCTGGGCGACGTGCTCGCCGAGGCGGGGGAGGAGGCCGCGATCCTGACCGCCGCCCTGGAGCGCGGGGTGCTCGAGGAGGCGCGGCGTACCAACCCCTCCCTGGCCAACCGGCGACTGTAATCTTTCCTCTCATGTCCCGCGCCGCTCCCCGCCGCCGTGCCGAGCCCCCGGCCCGGTCGCGCCGCTCCGGACCCGGCGCCACCGAGCGCACCGGCCGCGGGCGGCGGCCCCGGCCCCAGGACGGCGGGGTCGGCACCGCGCTGGACGCCGCGATCGAGACCACCGTCGGCGACACCCGGCTCCCGGTGGGGGTGTGGGCGGTCGCGGTCCTGAGCGGCCTCGCCCTGCTGATCGCCGGCACGGTCCCGGTCGGCCCCGGGGTCCTCGGCGAGATCGGGGCGGTGGTCGTGGCGACGGCGTACACCTGGGCGCTCGCGGCGCGCACCGGCGGTCGCCCGATCGTCTTCGGCACCCTCGCCCTGGCCGTCGGCGTGGTGGTGCTGGTCATCGATGAGAACTATCTGCGCACGGGTGCGGCGGTGCTGACCTCCGCGGTGTCCGCGGTGCTCGGGGTGATGATCACGACGCCCACCCGGCGCTTCGTGGAAGCGGCGCGCGAGTGCACCTACGCGGTGCTGGTGGCAGCGGTAGGTGCGTTCGCCACCGTCGCCTTCGAGCCCTCGATCACCCTGCTGCGCTTCGACTACGTCACCCTGGCCCTGGCCCTGGGCGGCGCGTTCGCCGTCGTCTACCGCCTCGGCGCCGGGCTGCACGGCCTGGGACGACGGGGCGCCGCGACCGTCGCGATCGGCGCCGTGCTGCTCGCCGTCACGCTGGTGTACGCCGAGCTGCTGCGGCGCTACGGCGCCTCCGGCCTGGTCGAGTCGCTGCTGGACGGCGTGCGCTGGAGCCGCGACAACCTCGGCGCGTTCCCGCGACCGCTGATGACGATCCTCGGCATCCCCGCCCTGGCCTGGGGCTGCCACATGCGCGCCCGCCGGCGGCAGGGCTGGTGGGTGTGCGCCTTCGGTGTCGCCGCCACGGTGCCGGTGGCGGACGCGCTGATGAACCCCGCCACGAGCCTGCTCGAGGCTGGGCTGTCGGTGGTCTACGGCCTGGTCGTCGGGCTGGTGCTCGGCTATCTGGTGATCCGCGCCGACCTGGCCCTCACCGGCCCTCGCGGCCGCCGCGCCCGACGCGCCGAGGAGGCGCTGGCCGGCCGGCCCGAGCCCGTCCGCACCAGCCCCCTGCTGTGAGTGCGGGAGTACCCGGAAGTAACGGCTAGGTTCGCGGTCATGGCACGCGAACAGCTCACCGAGATCGTCGCCGAGATGGTGGCCAACGTGCTCACCGTGAACGTCTCGGCAGGCGACCGGATCGACGCCGGCGGCACCGTGGTGCTGCTGGAGTCGATGAAGATGGAGATCCCGGTCCTGGTCGAGGCGCCGGGCACGGTCGTCGCGGTGAAGGTCGCGCCGGGCGACGTCGTCCAGGAGGGCGACGTGCTGGTGCAGCTGCGCTGAGCGCCGCTGTGCCGTCGGTGGCGCAGGTGCGCCGGCCTGTTGGCAGAGGGGGCGGGATTCGAACCCGCGGTGGGTCTCCCCACGACCGCTTTCAAGGCGGTTCCGATAGGCCACTCCGGCACCCCTCCACGCGGGTCCCGGGGGACCGCGCGAGGTGAGTCTAGGTGCTGCGCGAGCGGTGGCACGGATTGGCGGGCCGGGGCGCGGGGGAGGGACAATCGGGGTCATGACCGCGCCCGCCGAGCAGTCCCCGACGTACTACCGGATGAACCGGGCGCTGGTCGCCCGTCTCGTGGGCCTCGGGGTGGTGGCGCTCGCGGTCGTCGTCTTCCTGGTGACGGTGGTCGTGGCCCTCGCCGGCCTGCCGACGGCGGTGCTGGTCGTGGTTCTGCTCCTCGGTGCCGCCGCCCTGGCCGGCACGTGGTGGTGGCTGGGTTCGCGCGCCTACGTGCTGCGCTGCGACGCCCGCGGCTACCGAGTGCGGCTGATCCGCGGCGCGGGCGCTCCCGAGGCCGGCTGGCGTGACGTGCAGGACGCCGTCGCCGCCAGCCCGCGGGGCATCCCGTGCGTCGTGCTGCGCCTGCGCGACGGTCGTACGACGACCATCCCCGTCGGCGCGCTCGCGGTCGACCGGGAGACCTTCGTGCAGGAGCTGCGCGGGCACCTGCAGCGCGGCCAGGGGCACCGTCCGCTCGCCTGAGCCGCACCATGGGACACCTCGAGGGTGGCCTGATTGGTCGTGGCGGGCCCGGGGCGGGTAGCCTGTGGCCGCTGTCGGGGAGGCGTCGCCTAGTCCGGTCTATGGCGCCCGCCTGCTAAGCGGGTTTGGGGCTAAAACCCCATCGAGGGTTCAAATCCCTCCGCCTCCGCAGCTGGTCGGCCCCTTCCGGTTCGGGAGGGGCCGACCGCCATTTCGTCCCCGGGGAGCACCGGGGCGCCGGTCTGCATCATCGTGCAATGCAGGTTCTTGAGGCATCGCTGCGGACCTGCGTTCTCGCGTCTGCGCTCCACACTGATCGCGCGGGCCCCGCCCGCGCCTCTCCCCCCGAGAAGTCCCCGAACGCAGACGAGGTCCCCCCCATGAACGTTGCCCGCAAGATCGTCATCACCCTCGCCGCCGCCGGTCTCAGTGCCGGACTGCTGACCGTGACCGCACCTGCCGCGCAGGCAGACACCAGCTGGGGCTGCGGTGGCCTGTGCCGCGTTGCCCCGGGCGGAGGCCGCTGAGGCGGCACCGCCAGGGCGTGACGGGACCTGCTCGCCCCCCACGGGCATCGGTCCCGCCGCAGCCGCCCCTCCCGCGGCCCGTGCGCCCAGTGCGAGGGCGGCGACCCCCTCCCGGGTCGTCGCCCTCGTGGCATGTCCGGGGGCGGCGGGCCGGTGGTTGCTCGTTCCCGCGCAATTGCTGGGAAAAGCACCTGGATCGGGCGGCGAGGTCAATCGGTGGAAGCAACGGTCATGCTGCTGCCGGGTTGGCGAGCAGCTCGGCCAGCGCTTGGGCTGGGGTCCGTAGGTCCAGGGTAGGGCGGGGTCGCTTGTTCAGGGTCGCGGCGATGCGGGCGAGGTCGTCGGCACTGTGGGTTGAGAGGTCGCTGCCCTTCTCTAGCCAGAACCGGAGGAGTCGGTTGGTGTTCTCGTTCGACCCGCGCTGCCAGGGCGAGTGGGGGTCACAGAAGAAGACCGGCATCTCCAAGGCGGCCTCGACATCGCGGTAGTTAGCCAGCTCGCTGCCGCGGTCCCAGGTCAGCGAACGACGCAGATGCACCGGCAGCTGACCCATCTCGCGGATCATCGCCTGGGCCACTGACTCTGCGTCGTGGCGACCGGGCAGGTGCAGCAAGAGCACGAACCGCGTCGAGCGTTCGACCAGGGTCCCGACCGCGGAGCGGTTGCCGGCACCGAGGATCAGGTCACCCTCCCAGTGCCCGGGCACGGCCCGGTCAGCGACCTCGGCGGGGCGTTGGCTGATGGTGAAGGCCTCGCGGTACAGCCCTTTCCTGCGCCCGTCGGGGTCGGCGTGCGGCTTGCGTGCGCGGCGTTTGGTCAGCAGCTGCGCGGCCAGGTCCTTGCGCAGGCTCCCGCGGGTCTGGACATACAACGCCCGGTAGATCGTCTCGTGCGACACACGGGCCATCCTCGCTGCTGGATCGTGACCGGGGTGGGCGTGGCGCAGCATCGACGCGATCAGTCCTGGCGACCACCCGTCGTCCATCCAGGTCTCGATCCGACGACACAGCCCGGGGTTCTCGATCAGCTTGAACGCCTTGGGTCGGCGTCGCCGTTCGTGCGCGACACGATGCGCGATCGGGGCCCAGTAGGAGCCGTCGGGGCCGCGGTTGCGCGCGACCTCGCGAGAGACCACCGACTTGTCGCGCCCGATCAGTGTCGCGATCCGGGTCAACGCCCACCCTGCACGCAACCCTGCCGCGATCACCGCACGGTCCTCGCTGCTCAACGCCCGCCGTCGGCGTGGGCCTTCTTCGGGATTGCGTATCCCTGGCACTCCTACGGGAGCGCTTCCGGGCAGGCCACCGATCGCACCGAATTGGATGACTGGGCTCACAAGCCCCGAGGATCGCCACCAGTACGTCGCGGTTCGATGCGACACACCGACCCGATCCGCGGCAGCCTGCAGCGCGAACCCACCACAGACCAACGCGAAGAACTCCTCACGAACCTCGTACGGCACGTACCGCCTGCCCATCGCAACACCACCATCACTCGGCGTTGCTTCGACCGATGGACTCCGCCGGCCGCGGACGGTGTCTTTCCTAGCAATTGCTGAGTTCCGCGCACCCCGCGCCGACCCTCACAGTCCCGGGTTGTCGCACTCGGGGCAGGCGCCGGCTGCCTGACGTCCCATCCGGTAGCCGAGCTGGAAGCGGGTCTGGGCGTCGTGCTCGTCCTTGAGGTCGGCGACGTAGCCGGCGTACGTGCGCGGGCTGACGCCGAGCCGCTTGGCGCTGACGGCGTCGGGATGACCGGCGATCAGCATCCGGATGGTCATCGCGCGCTGCTCGGTGGCGATGTCGGCCAGCGTCGTGGACTCGGAGTTGCCGAAGGTGCGACCCCGCTCCCAGGTGCGCTCGAAGATGTCGACGAGGTAGGCCACCACCGAGGGCTCGCGCACCACGACCGCGGTGGAGAGGTCCTCGCCGGCCGGGATGACCGCGACCCGGCGGTCGCACACGATCATTCGGTTGAAGAACTCATCGAGGGTGCGCACCTCGGCCCCGCGCTGGGTCACCGCGTCGACGTACTGACGAGTGACGGCGCTGCGCCGCGCGCTGTGCTGGTACAGCGTGCGCATCCGGGCGCCGCGCTCGAGCATCGCGGTGTCGCGCAGCGCGGCGGCGGCCAGCGCCTGCGGGTCGCGGCCGGCCTGCGGCTGGGCGGTGAGCATCTCCTGCTCGCACTCGCTCACCAGCTCGGTCAGGAACACCCCGATCGCGCCCTCGTGCAGATAGGTGAACGGGCCGCGCTCCGGACTCGAGGGGGCGCGTCGCCAGGTCTGGCTCAGCGCCGCGAAGGTGCGCGACCACTCGGCGGACTCCTGGAGGAGCCGTGCGCCCTCCTGGCTGAGCGGGGAGACCACGCGGGCGTGGCCGGCGGCCGGGTCCTGCGGGACCCACCGCGCGTCGCCCTCGTCGAGACTGTCCAGGCGCAGCAGGCCCAGGTCGACCAGCAGGTCGAACTCGGCGCGGTGTGCGCCCGCGGGTGTGATGCGGGGGTCATCGACCGGGATCCCCCCGCGCGCGAGCGCCGCGTCGTACAGCTGGGCGGCGGCGTCCTCGAGCAGTGCGCGCTGCTGCGGACCGAAGCTGGTCAATCGGTTCCCTCCCGGCAGGTTCCTTGCGGCTCCATACCCCCCGTGGTCATCGTCGCACAGCGACGCGGATGCCCGATTTCGTCCTCGCCGAGACCGTCGGCTATTGTCTTCTTGTCGCTCGGCAACGAGGACGGGCGCCTGTAGCTCAACGGATAGAGCATCTGACTACGGATCAGAAGGTTTGGGGTTCGAATCCCTACAGGCGCACAGATCGGATCCACCGCATGACCTGCGCAAACAGGTTGAGAGGCCCGTCTCCCG from Nocardioides sp. dk884 harbors:
- the mobA gene encoding molybdenum cofactor guanylyltransferase, translating into MARPASRSVSRSGPDLCAVLLAGGRGTRLGGVEKATLEVGGRTLLDRGLDALRDAAPVVVVGDPVATARPVRFCREEPAYGGPVAALLAGVDALAGERLPAYVAVLAVDMPAVTDATVTRLRAAAEGHDGARLVDDTGRGHLALVLATAALDGIRPPDGDQHGMALHRLLAPLDLVDVRAVEGEHHDVDTWADLPPH
- the serS gene encoding serine--tRNA ligase yields the protein MIDPRILRDDPDRVRAAQAKRGLSDEIVDVALRADTARRSAITTFEAKRAEQKSLGKLVAKATGEEKAELLARTKALAAEVKEAEAAQKVAEETWNDAIHSLPNLAAEAAPAGGEDDFVVLETLGIPRDFAAEGFEPRDHLELGRLLGAIDVERGAKVSGSRFYFLTGIGARLERALVAMALDQAAEAGFTEVIPPALVRPRAMDGTGFLGQAADDVYRIEGEELYLVGTSEVPMAAYHSDEILDGASLPRRYAAFSPCYRKEAGSHGKDTRGIFRVHWFDKVEMFVYADPADAEAEHLRLLAWEKEFLSKLELPFQVIDVAAGDLGLSAIRKFDCEAWIPTQAKYRELTSTSNCTEFQSRRLDIRARFAADSGSGTETRPLATLNGTLCAVTRTIVALLENHQQADGSVRVPEALRPYLGGLEVLKPVAQ
- a CDS encoding HAD family hydrolase, which gives rise to MVALDIDGTLLKWIEGLGATHEEISPAVHAAVHRALAGGAHIVLASGRSPHGMTGIADLLDLHGEERDRLWVVASNGAVVFRYPPLEVVHEETFDARPAVAAILERHPNARVAVEERGFGYRVTQHFPEGELAGEMIVTELDDLVAGPVSRVIIRDPDATAEEFVELAEGLGLHGTNYVVGWTAWLDLAPVGVSKASGLEHVARVLGVDAADVLAIGDGRNDIEMLQWAGRGVAMGQAIQPVIDVADDVAESVYDDGAAIEIGRWFPA
- a CDS encoding GNAT family N-acetyltransferase, with translation MSALPVLVTTARLGLPLWTAEDVAAIRGGGRRPGWHADFPRRDDVDAATLWRDGDTWSSRSVVRGVTVLGSIGFYGPPEPAADGVAEVEVGYGLVAEARGWGFMTEALGALVGECDRLGVRVRASVAPDNRASIKVLATCGFTELRGANEDGELVMVRPLR
- a CDS encoding bacterial proteasome activator family protein, with the protein product MSEQRNPGEQDQQIVVIGPDGRPMALPVSAVAQEGDGGGQDAAKHEEGGGERALTELVEQPAKVMRIGSMIRQLLEEVKAAPVDEASRNRLKEIHRSSIAELEQGLAPELVEELERLTLPFSEDATPSESELRIAQAQLVGWLEGLFHGIQTAIYAQQMAARAQFEQIRRALPAGMVAQPGGVPGQPGQPGQSGAAAAAADAEQRSGGMGGMYL
- a CDS encoding DUF6457 domain-containing protein; amino-acid sequence: MNLHDWIDELADALDLDDAEIDEGLVLDLARVVAHSVERPAAPVTAYLLGLAAGSQGADAEGVEALAARAQLLAENWERPAGAQDPDDVDDPIPDDSTVDHVGETFEV
- a CDS encoding NAD(P)H-quinone oxidoreductase yields the protein MRAVVADRDGGPEVLSVGEVPDPVAGPGEVLVEVVATAVNRADTLQRQGFYPPPPGASDIIGLECSGRVAALGEGVEGWQVGDEVCALLAGGGYAELVAVPAGQLMPVPAGIDLVTAAALPEVACTVWSNLFMVAGLTAGEAVLVHGGAGGIGTFAIQLAHQLGARVLTTGGTPDKLGLCGSLGADVTINYREQDFVEVVREQTDGHGVDVILDNMGAKYLNRNLSALATEGRLVIIGMQGGTKGELDIARLLNKRAAVIATSLRSRPAADKAAICAAVVEHVWPLVADGLVRPIVHEVMPLTDVAAAHTVMAEGTHTGKILLTV
- a CDS encoding Cof-type HAD-IIB family hydrolase, translated to MTTPTNQPTPVDPSVDQSGTRLPRLVATDLDGTLVRSDGTISDYTRDVLLELDRRDVPVVFVTGRPLRWAEDVFEHVGRHGLAIISNGALVWDVARSAVDLERAIEPGLGLASAQLLREAVPGTTYAVEDVEGIGLEPHFMERYPMPEGSRRAPVEELFDRPALKLLARHEELAPQEFWDAAEQALGGRLVITWSSSSSLLEISAPGVTKASTLELLAARLGIGAEEVVAFGDMPNDLPMLTWAGTSYAMADAHPTVTAAARRIAPRNDDDGVARVLAGVFGL